One genomic segment of Pseudorasbora parva isolate DD20220531a chromosome 6, ASM2467924v1, whole genome shotgun sequence includes these proteins:
- the LOC137078277 gene encoding uncharacterized protein isoform X1 has protein sequence MAVSTFMFLVFLCHQLVLNGFCSPIGRQLYKSGIKQVHLESKGGPLSYAMKRNPKQPVVTKSNMTVMHSLKNASGLTVQKGIEGMLKEQSSLSAKVIGKLPEISQVPVEVISQVPTKVAIKLPESSPVPVEVISQVHIEVAGKLPETSHLVDTKLPETCHVPTEDEVKLPESKTVPVEISPVPTEVEVKLPEISPVPTEVAVKLPEISPVPTEVEVKLPEISPVPIEVPLPEISPVPTEVAVKLPEISPVPTEFAAKLPEISPVPTEVEVKLPAVSPVPTEVEVKLPESSPVPVEISPVPTDVAMKLPAVSPAPSEVAVKLPEISRVPTEVEVKLPESSPVPVEISPVPTEVAMKLPEVSPAPTEVEVKLPEISPVPTEVAVKLPEISPVPTEVEVKLPEISPVPTEVAVKLPEISPVPTEVEVKLPEISPVPDEISPVPSEVEVKLPEISPVPTEVEVKLPEISPVPDEISPVPTEVELKLPEICPVPTEVAMKMPEISPVPTEVAVKMPEISPVPTEVAMKLPESSPVPVVISPVPTEVEVKLPEISPVPTEVAVNLPEVSHVPVEESSQVPIAVDGKLSKSCHVPAEVDGKLTVCLCSKVS, from the exons ATGGCAGTTTCAACCTTTATGTTTTTGGTCTTTTTGTGTCACCAACTGGTGCTCAATG GATTTTGCTCTCCAATTGGGCGTCAGTTATACAAGTCTGGTATTAAGCAAGTACACTTGGAAAGCAAAG GTGGTCCCTTGTCTTATGCGATGAAACGAAATCCAAAACAACCAGTGGTCACGAAATCTAATATGACTGTTATGCATTCTTTGAAGAATGCATCTGGGCTAACTGTCCAAAAAG GAATTGAGGGGATGTTGAAAGAACAAAGCTCACTCTCTGCCAAGGTTATTGGGAAGTTGCCTGAGATCAGCCAGGTCCCAGTTGAGGTGATCAGCCAAGTGCCCACTAAGGTTGCCATCAAGTTGCCTGAGTCGAGCCCTGTCCCAGTTGAGGTGATCAGCCAAGTGCACATTGAGGTTGCTGGGAAGTTGCCTGAGACCAGCCATTTGGTTGACACGAAGTTGCCTGAGACATGCCATGTCCCCACTGAGGATGAGGTTAAGTTGCCTGAGAGCAAAACTGTCCCAGTTGAGATCAGCCCTGTCCCCACTGAGGTTGAGGTGAAGTTGCCTGAGATAAGCCCTGTCCCCACTGAGGTTGCTGTGAAGTTGCCTGAGATCAGCCCCGTCCCCACTGAGGTTGAGGTGAAGTTGCCTGAGATCAGCCCTGTCCCCATTGAGGTGCCGTTGCCTGAGATCAGCCCTGTCCCCACTGAGGTTGCTGTGAAGTTGCCTGAGATCAGCCCTGTCCCCACTGAGTTTGCTGCGAAGTTGCCTGAGATCAGCCCTGTCCCCACTGAGGTTGAGGTGAAGTTGCCTGCGGTCAGCCCTGTCCCCACTGAGGTTGAGGTGAAGTTGCCTGAGAGCAGCCCTGTCCCAGTTGAGATCAGCCCTGTCCCCACTGATGTTGCCATGAAGTTGCCTGCGGTCAGCCCTGCCCCCTCTGAGGTTGCCGTGAAGTTGCCTGAGATCAGCCGCGTCCCCACTGAGGTTGAGGTGAAGTTGCCTGAGAGCAGCCCTGTCCCAGTTGAGATCAGCCCTGTCCCCACTGAGGTTGCCATGAAGTTGCCTGAGGTCAGCCCTGCCCCCACTGAGGTTGAGGTGAAGTTACCTGAGATCAGCCCTGTCCCCACTGAGGTTGCTGTGAAGTTGCCTGAGATCAGCCCTGTCCCCACTGAGGTTGAGGTGAAGTTGCCTGAGATCAGCCCTGTCCCCACTGAGGTTGCTGTGAAGTTGCCTGAGATCAGCCCCGTCCCCACTGAGGTTGAGGTGAAGTTGCCTGAGATCAGCCCTGTCCCAGATGAGATCAGCCCCGTCCCCAGTGAGGTTGAGGTGAAGTTGCCTGAGATCAGCCCCGTCCCCACTGAGGTTGAGGTGAAGTTGCCTGAGATCAGCCCTGTCCCGGATGAGATCAGCCCCGTCCCCACTGAGGTTGAGTTGAAGTTGCCTGAGATCTGCCCTGTCCCCACTGAGGTTGCCATGAAGATGCCTGAGATCAGTCCTGTCCCAACTGAGGTTGCCGTGAAGATGCCCGAGATCAGCCCTGTCCCCACTGAGGTTGCCATGAAGTTGCCTGAAAGCAGCCCTGTCCCAGTTGTGATCAGCCCTGTCCCCACTGAGGTTGAGGTGAAGTTGCCTGAGATCAGTCCTGTCCCCACTGAGGTTGCTGTGAATTTGCCTGAGGTCAGCCATGTCCCAGTTGAGGAGTCCAGTCAAGTCCCCATTGCAGTTGATGGGAAGTTGTCTAAATCATGCCATGTCCCAGCTGAGGTTGATGGCAAGTTGACCGTGTGCTTGTGCTCTAAAGTCTCTTAG
- the LOC137078277 gene encoding uncharacterized protein isoform X2, whose protein sequence is MAVSTFMFLVFLCHQLVLNGFCSPIGRQLYKSGIKQVHLESKGGPLSYAMKRNPKQPVVTKSNMTVMHSLKNASGLTVQKGIEGMLKEQSSLSAKVIGKLPEISQVPVEVISQVPTKVAIKLPESSPVPVEVISQVHIEVAGKLPETSHLVDTKLPETCHVPTEDEVKLPESKTVPVEISPVPTEVAVKLPEISPVPTEVEVKLPEISPVPIEVPLPEISPVPTEVAVKLPEISPVPTEFAAKLPEISPVPTEVEVKLPAVSPVPTEVEVKLPESSPVPVEISPVPTDVAMKLPAVSPAPSEVAVKLPEISRVPTEVEVKLPESSPVPVEISPVPTEVAMKLPEVSPAPTEVEVKLPEISPVPTEVAVKLPEISPVPTEVEVKLPEISPVPTEVAVKLPEISPVPTEVEVKLPEISPVPDEISPVPSEVEVKLPEISPVPTEVEVKLPEISPVPDEISPVPTEVELKLPEICPVPTEVAMKMPEISPVPTEVAVKMPEISPVPTEVAMKLPESSPVPVVISPVPTEVEVKLPEISPVPTEVAVNLPEVSHVPVEESSQVPIAVDGKLSKSCHVPAEVDGKLTVCLCSKVS, encoded by the exons ATGGCAGTTTCAACCTTTATGTTTTTGGTCTTTTTGTGTCACCAACTGGTGCTCAATG GATTTTGCTCTCCAATTGGGCGTCAGTTATACAAGTCTGGTATTAAGCAAGTACACTTGGAAAGCAAAG GTGGTCCCTTGTCTTATGCGATGAAACGAAATCCAAAACAACCAGTGGTCACGAAATCTAATATGACTGTTATGCATTCTTTGAAGAATGCATCTGGGCTAACTGTCCAAAAAG GAATTGAGGGGATGTTGAAAGAACAAAGCTCACTCTCTGCCAAGGTTATTGGGAAGTTGCCTGAGATCAGCCAGGTCCCAGTTGAGGTGATCAGCCAAGTGCCCACTAAGGTTGCCATCAAGTTGCCTGAGTCGAGCCCTGTCCCAGTTGAGGTGATCAGCCAAGTGCACATTGAGGTTGCTGGGAAGTTGCCTGAGACCAGCCATTTGGTTGACACGAAGTTGCCTGAGACATGCCATGTCCCCACTGAGGATGAGGTTAAGTTGCCTGAGAGCAAAACTGTCCCAGTTGAGATCAGCCCTGTCCCCACTGAG GTTGCTGTGAAGTTGCCTGAGATCAGCCCCGTCCCCACTGAGGTTGAGGTGAAGTTGCCTGAGATCAGCCCTGTCCCCATTGAGGTGCCGTTGCCTGAGATCAGCCCTGTCCCCACTGAGGTTGCTGTGAAGTTGCCTGAGATCAGCCCTGTCCCCACTGAGTTTGCTGCGAAGTTGCCTGAGATCAGCCCTGTCCCCACTGAGGTTGAGGTGAAGTTGCCTGCGGTCAGCCCTGTCCCCACTGAGGTTGAGGTGAAGTTGCCTGAGAGCAGCCCTGTCCCAGTTGAGATCAGCCCTGTCCCCACTGATGTTGCCATGAAGTTGCCTGCGGTCAGCCCTGCCCCCTCTGAGGTTGCCGTGAAGTTGCCTGAGATCAGCCGCGTCCCCACTGAGGTTGAGGTGAAGTTGCCTGAGAGCAGCCCTGTCCCAGTTGAGATCAGCCCTGTCCCCACTGAGGTTGCCATGAAGTTGCCTGAGGTCAGCCCTGCCCCCACTGAGGTTGAGGTGAAGTTACCTGAGATCAGCCCTGTCCCCACTGAGGTTGCTGTGAAGTTGCCTGAGATCAGCCCTGTCCCCACTGAGGTTGAGGTGAAGTTGCCTGAGATCAGCCCTGTCCCCACTGAGGTTGCTGTGAAGTTGCCTGAGATCAGCCCCGTCCCCACTGAGGTTGAGGTGAAGTTGCCTGAGATCAGCCCTGTCCCAGATGAGATCAGCCCCGTCCCCAGTGAGGTTGAGGTGAAGTTGCCTGAGATCAGCCCCGTCCCCACTGAGGTTGAGGTGAAGTTGCCTGAGATCAGCCCTGTCCCGGATGAGATCAGCCCCGTCCCCACTGAGGTTGAGTTGAAGTTGCCTGAGATCTGCCCTGTCCCCACTGAGGTTGCCATGAAGATGCCTGAGATCAGTCCTGTCCCAACTGAGGTTGCCGTGAAGATGCCCGAGATCAGCCCTGTCCCCACTGAGGTTGCCATGAAGTTGCCTGAAAGCAGCCCTGTCCCAGTTGTGATCAGCCCTGTCCCCACTGAGGTTGAGGTGAAGTTGCCTGAGATCAGTCCTGTCCCCACTGAGGTTGCTGTGAATTTGCCTGAGGTCAGCCATGTCCCAGTTGAGGAGTCCAGTCAAGTCCCCATTGCAGTTGATGGGAAGTTGTCTAAATCATGCCATGTCCCAGCTGAGGTTGATGGCAAGTTGACCGTGTGCTTGTGCTCTAAAGTCTCTTAG